The Yoonia sp. SS1-5 genome contains a region encoding:
- a CDS encoding bifunctional diguanylate cyclase/phosphodiesterase: protein MMKWTGNRINPARLWFHYSAALCLIFGLLLVINQVSNRIVAKGAEITQVVEASAKQAVLSQSVLLKAAQLTDGAGADTRQLLDLTHEFETAHLDLMQGGVWSDALYQHYYSGRAPLNGQMRQFADLANQLALFPPDQRPGLLRRMHLLHDETGLFAALKQATDLFELAGRQETRQLKKVLRSVLALSAGGLVIITLFIFLPAQLTAKHAIRRLESRTAKLTRSQGELEATNAKLEHLVNYDALTGLPNRSLVAAHLCEGIKSDALVDMSLLLLGLDGFKAINDAVGHEAGDLILVGVAECLKTCVDDDQIVGRAGGDKFVILTNEAPEIVAKRALACISADPYVAGGRCINVGAAVGHVTITPDIQHHEQILTHAEIALQTAKQHDWQRVVGFSQELHDEVAAMRQLQLELSDAIQDGQIEPWFQPQISLADGRLRGAEVLARWRHPTRGLLTPDKFLPAAERAGLIVDMDHAVWKAALEYAHQWQQDSGWRPCISLNAAPATIADPHLIERLLMHLHKTDLQVDQVVIEVLETTLIEGSDDMAAINIDGLAECGVSLELDDFGTGYASLSKLTQLPLTGIKLDRSLIAPLPDPGADSVVRAILALAVELGLLVVAEGIEEDAQATHLGKCGCAVGQGYGFARPMAASDFDQWLRDYTGAPIGDRVEGGPWPLRA from the coding sequence ATGATGAAATGGACGGGGAACCGCATCAACCCGGCGCGACTGTGGTTCCACTATTCCGCTGCATTATGCCTGATTTTCGGGCTGCTTCTGGTCATCAATCAGGTCAGCAACCGCATTGTTGCCAAGGGGGCAGAGATCACGCAAGTGGTCGAGGCCAGCGCGAAACAAGCGGTTCTCAGTCAAAGTGTGCTGTTGAAGGCGGCCCAACTGACCGACGGCGCAGGTGCCGATACGCGGCAATTGCTTGACCTCACACATGAATTTGAGACCGCGCATCTGGACCTGATGCAGGGTGGCGTGTGGTCGGACGCGCTCTACCAACATTACTATTCAGGGCGGGCGCCTTTGAACGGGCAGATGCGGCAATTCGCGGACCTCGCGAATCAATTGGCACTTTTTCCGCCCGACCAGCGGCCCGGTTTGCTGCGCCGCATGCATCTGTTGCATGATGAAACCGGGCTGTTCGCGGCCCTCAAACAAGCCACAGATCTGTTCGAGCTGGCCGGTCGTCAGGAAACACGGCAATTGAAAAAGGTATTGCGATCCGTTCTGGCGCTGTCCGCCGGTGGACTGGTTATCATCACGCTTTTCATTTTCCTGCCCGCGCAGTTGACGGCAAAACATGCGATCCGGCGGCTCGAATCCAGAACCGCAAAACTCACCCGGTCACAGGGCGAGCTGGAGGCCACAAATGCCAAGCTTGAACATCTGGTGAATTACGATGCGTTGACAGGTCTGCCCAACCGCAGCCTGGTAGCAGCGCACCTTTGCGAAGGCATCAAATCAGATGCATTGGTCGACATGTCCTTACTGCTGTTGGGCCTTGACGGGTTCAAGGCGATCAATGATGCCGTCGGGCACGAAGCGGGTGATCTTATTCTTGTTGGCGTTGCCGAATGTCTGAAGACCTGCGTTGATGACGACCAAATTGTCGGACGCGCCGGTGGGGACAAATTTGTCATTCTGACGAATGAAGCACCAGAGATTGTGGCAAAACGGGCGCTGGCCTGTATTTCAGCCGATCCATATGTGGCGGGCGGCCGCTGCATCAATGTCGGTGCGGCTGTCGGACATGTGACAATCACGCCAGATATCCAACATCACGAACAGATCCTCACCCATGCGGAAATCGCACTTCAGACAGCCAAGCAGCATGACTGGCAGCGGGTCGTGGGCTTTTCACAGGAACTGCATGACGAAGTCGCCGCAATGCGACAACTGCAACTGGAATTGAGCGACGCCATACAGGACGGCCAGATCGAACCGTGGTTCCAGCCGCAGATTTCACTGGCCGATGGTCGTCTTCGCGGGGCAGAGGTGCTGGCGCGATGGCGTCACCCCACCCGTGGCCTGCTGACCCCAGACAAATTTCTGCCCGCCGCGGAGCGGGCTGGTCTGATTGTCGATATGGATCATGCAGTCTGGAAGGCGGCGCTTGAATACGCTCATCAATGGCAGCAGGACAGCGGCTGGCGCCCCTGTATTTCATTAAATGCCGCCCCTGCCACAATCGCCGACCCGCATCTGATTGAACGGCTGCTGATGCATCTGCACAAAACCGACCTGCAAGTTGACCAGGTGGTGATCGAGGTTCTGGAAACAACGCTTATCGAAGGGTCCGACGATATGGCGGCGATTAATATTGATGGTCTGGCGGAATGCGGCGTGTCGCTGGAACTGGATGATTTTGGTACCGGATACGCATCGCTTTCCAAGCTGACTCAGTTGCCATTGACGGGCATCAAGCTGGATCGGTCCCTCATCGCCCCGCTGCCGGACCCCGGCGCCGACAGTGTTGTGCGCGCCATACTGGCGTTGGCTGTGGAACTGGGCCTGCTGGTCGTCGCAGAAGGGATCGAGGAAGACGCCCAAGCCACACATCTTGGCAAATGCGGATGTGCCGTGGGGCAAGGCTATGGTTTTGCCAGGCCAATGGCCGCCAGTGACTTTGATCAGTGGCTTCGGGACTACACTGGCGCACCAATTGGGGACCGCGTTGAAGGTGGTCCATGGCCATTGCGGGCTTGA
- a CDS encoding nodulation protein NodH produces the protein MGRFDYFVVFAEMRTGSNFLEANINHFEGLSCHGEAFNPSFIGGPKATDILGIDLATREADPGALISAIKAADGLAGFRFFNNHDPRALEICLADPRCAKIILTRNPVDSFVSWKIAKATGQWKLTNATHAKSKDVVFDPDEFAAHLQAIQDFQVKLLTTLQKSGQTAFYLGYDDLSDLDTMNGLAAFLGCADRLKTLDRKLKKQNPTPAIERVLNPGAMEEALTRLDRFNLHRTPNFEPRRGPMIPAYIAAPQSDLLYLPLRSGLDDAIAEWLAALDDRKKKDTITGFTQKTLRQWKRGHRDHRSFAVLRHPVVRAHQAFCTHILFDGPKILPKIRQTLRRVHKLPIPADPLPPRNLQGYDINAHKTAFLAFLAFLKNNLSAQTSVRVDPAWASQLAVLQGMAQFGLPDVILREDELPAGLGRLAAHAGRDTAPDFVLPDAMEGGLLREIYDPTVEQAAQDAYLRDYVGFGFGDWL, from the coding sequence ATGGGGCGGTTTGACTATTTTGTCGTGTTTGCAGAAATGCGGACCGGGTCGAATTTTCTGGAAGCGAATATCAATCATTTTGAGGGCCTGTCCTGTCATGGCGAGGCCTTCAATCCCAGCTTTATCGGTGGTCCCAAGGCAACCGATATTCTGGGCATTGACCTTGCAACGCGCGAGGCAGATCCGGGCGCATTGATCAGCGCAATCAAGGCGGCTGATGGCTTGGCCGGGTTCCGGTTTTTCAACAATCATGATCCGCGCGCTTTGGAAATATGTCTTGCAGATCCGCGATGCGCCAAGATCATTCTGACCCGTAATCCTGTCGATAGTTTCGTCAGTTGGAAGATTGCAAAGGCCACTGGTCAGTGGAAATTGACCAATGCAACCCATGCAAAGTCAAAAGATGTGGTCTTTGATCCGGATGAATTCGCGGCGCATCTGCAAGCCATTCAGGATTTTCAGGTCAAGCTGCTGACGACACTGCAAAAATCGGGCCAAACTGCATTCTATCTTGGGTATGATGATCTTTCTGATCTGGACACGATGAACGGGCTTGCGGCGTTCCTTGGCTGTGCGGACAGGTTGAAAACGCTGGATCGCAAGCTGAAAAAACAAAACCCAACGCCCGCGATTGAACGGGTGCTGAACCCGGGCGCGATGGAAGAGGCGCTGACCCGGCTTGACCGGTTCAATCTGCACCGGACACCAAATTTCGAACCGCGCCGCGGGCCAATGATACCCGCCTATATCGCGGCACCACAAAGCGATTTGCTATACCTCCCGCTGCGCAGCGGCTTGGATGATGCGATCGCGGAATGGCTGGCCGCGCTGGATGATCGCAAGAAGAAAGACACGATCACCGGCTTTACCCAAAAGACCTTGCGCCAGTGGAAGCGCGGGCATCGCGACCACCGCAGCTTTGCGGTGTTGCGCCATCCGGTTGTGCGGGCGCATCAGGCCTTTTGCACGCATATCCTGTTTGACGGGCCAAAGATTCTGCCAAAAATCAGGCAGACCTTGCGCCGTGTTCACAAACTGCCCATTCCGGCCGACCCTTTGCCGCCACGCAACCTTCAAGGGTACGATATCAATGCGCATAAGACGGCATTTCTGGCATTTCTGGCGTTTCTCAAGAACAACCTTTCCGCACAAACAAGCGTGCGGGTCGATCCGGCTTGGGCCAGTCAGCTGGCTGTTTTGCAGGGGATGGCGCAGTTCGGATTGCCGGATGTCATTCTGCGCGAAGACGAATTGCCGGCTGGATTGGGGCGGTTGGCGGCTCATGCGGGCCGGGATACGGCGCCCGATTTTGTGCTGCCCGATGCGATGGAAGGCGGTCTATTGCGCGAAATCTATGACCCAACGGTAGAGCAGGCCGCGCAAGATGCGTATTTGCGCGACTATGTTGGTTTCGGGTTCGGTGACTGGCTTTAG
- the lptB gene encoding LPS export ABC transporter ATP-binding protein, whose translation MPDGPNLTVQDGAVGLQILNLRKSYRKRPVIRDVSMDLGRGEVVALLGPNGSGKTTCFYSIAGLVTPEGGKVVIDGREITTLPMYRRARLGIGYLPQEMSIFRGMNVEDNIMSILEIAVADRHRRRERLEELLSEFSIEHLRRASALSLSGGERRRVEIARCLAAGPKYVLLDEPFAGVDPIAVGEIRHLVADLKNRGIGVLITDHNVQETLQIVDRAYILHDGKVLMSGTTDEVVQNENVRRVYLGDNFRVN comes from the coding sequence ATGCCGGATGGCCCCAACCTGACAGTGCAGGACGGCGCCGTTGGGCTGCAAATCCTGAACCTGCGCAAAAGCTACCGCAAACGGCCCGTCATCCGGGATGTCAGCATGGATCTTGGCCGGGGCGAGGTTGTGGCGCTCTTGGGTCCAAACGGATCAGGCAAGACGACATGCTTTTATTCCATTGCCGGCCTGGTCACGCCAGAGGGCGGGAAAGTTGTCATTGATGGTCGCGAGATCACGACGCTGCCCATGTACCGCCGCGCCCGGCTGGGGATTGGATACCTGCCACAGGAAATGTCGATTTTCCGCGGCATGAATGTCGAGGACAACATCATGTCGATCCTCGAAATCGCGGTTGCGGATCGGCATCGCCGGCGCGAAAGACTGGAAGAATTGCTCTCGGAATTCTCGATCGAGCATCTGCGCCGCGCCTCGGCGCTGTCTCTGTCCGGTGGTGAACGCCGGCGGGTGGAAATCGCCCGGTGTCTGGCCGCTGGCCCCAAATATGTCCTGCTTGATGAGCCATTTGCAGGCGTCGATCCAATCGCCGTTGGCGAAATCAGGCATCTGGTCGCGGACCTGAAAAACCGCGGTATTGGTGTGTTGATCACCGATCACAACGTGCAGGAAACCCTGCAGATCGTTGACCGCGCCTACATCCTGCATGATGGCAAGGTCCTGATGAGCGGCACCACCGATGAAGTCGTCCAGAACGAGAATGTGCGCCGCGTCTATCTGGGCGATAACTTCCGCGTAAACTGA
- the bhcA gene encoding L-aspartate--glyoxylate aminotransferase BhcA — translation MSFQNPVFIPGPTNIPENLRKACDMPTIDHRSSLFGQILHPAREGVRRIIKSTDAEIFIFPATGTGGWETALTNCLSAGDTVLAARNGMFSHRWIDMCERHGLDMRIVDVPWGAGIPADQYQDILTADKDHAIKAVLATHNETATGVKSDIAAIRRALDTAGHPALLFVDGVSSIGSMDFRFDEWGVDAAVTGSQKGFMLPAGLAILGLSQKAIAATHDATLPRTFFDIRDMAAGYAKGAYPYTPAVGLMNGLNTACNMLLTEGLDNVFARHTRIATGVRAAADAWGLGLCAASPDLYSDTVTAICTPAGFNATDIVTHAADTYGVAFGVGLGDVAGKVFRIGHLGSLTDVMMLSGIATAEMCMADLGLDIRLGSGVAAAQEYYRAHPANTQRDAA, via the coding sequence ATGAGCTTTCAAAACCCAGTATTTATCCCGGGGCCAACAAATATCCCCGAAAACCTGCGCAAGGCATGTGACATGCCAACGATTGATCATCGGTCGTCCCTGTTTGGCCAGATCCTGCATCCTGCCCGCGAAGGCGTGCGCCGGATCATCAAAAGTACTGACGCCGAGATTTTCATCTTTCCGGCGACAGGGACCGGCGGTTGGGAAACTGCGTTGACCAATTGTCTCAGCGCCGGTGACACGGTTCTGGCGGCGCGCAACGGTATGTTTTCGCATCGCTGGATCGACATGTGTGAACGGCATGGGTTGGATATGCGGATCGTCGATGTCCCCTGGGGGGCGGGAATACCTGCCGATCAGTATCAGGACATCCTGACGGCCGACAAGGACCATGCCATCAAGGCTGTCCTGGCGACCCATAATGAAACTGCGACCGGTGTGAAATCTGATATTGCGGCTATTCGCAGGGCGCTTGATACAGCAGGGCATCCCGCACTGCTTTTTGTTGACGGGGTGTCGTCCATCGGGTCGATGGATTTCCGGTTTGACGAATGGGGCGTTGATGCTGCGGTGACCGGGTCACAAAAGGGGTTCATGCTGCCTGCCGGGCTTGCTATTCTTGGCCTGAGCCAGAAGGCAATCGCCGCCACCCACGACGCGACCCTACCACGAACTTTCTTTGATATTCGCGACATGGCGGCAGGGTATGCCAAGGGGGCCTATCCTTACACGCCGGCTGTTGGGCTGATGAACGGGCTGAATACGGCATGCAACATGCTGCTGACCGAAGGGTTGGACAATGTCTTTGCCCGGCACACCCGTATTGCCACAGGGGTCCGGGCGGCAGCAGACGCCTGGGGCCTGGGCCTCTGCGCGGCCTCGCCTGATCTTTACTCCGACACGGTGACCGCAATCTGCACACCAGCGGGGTTCAATGCGACAGATATCGTCACCCATGCGGCAGACACATACGGCGTGGCCTTTGGCGTTGGTCTGGGTGATGTTGCGGGCAAGGTTTTTCGGATCGGCCATCTGGGCAGCCTGACAGATGTCATGATGCTGAGCGGGATCGCAACGGCCGAGATGTGTATGGCGGATCTTGGTCTGGATATCAGGCTGGGTTCGGGCGTTGCAGCGGCGCAGGAATACTACCGCGCGCACCCTGCCAACACACAACGGGATGCGGCCTGA
- a CDS encoding ribonuclease H-like domain-containing protein — translation MANHLYQNDLPDGLSLGPIVAIDCETMGLNPHRDRLCLIQMSGGDGECHLVQIRPGQTEAPNLCAMLEDPAVLKLFHFGRFDIAALYNRFGALAAPVYCTKIASKLVRTFTDRHGLKTLLQDMVGVDISKHQQQSDWGAETLTDAQLDYAASDVLYLHQLKNAFDALLAREGRMDMAQACFSFLPTRAKLDLAGWPDIDIFAH, via the coding sequence ATGGCAAACCATCTTTATCAAAACGACCTGCCCGATGGGCTGTCACTCGGGCCGATTGTCGCCATTGACTGCGAGACGATGGGGCTGAACCCGCATCGCGATCGCCTGTGCCTTATCCAGATGTCCGGTGGGGATGGCGAATGCCATCTTGTTCAAATCAGACCCGGACAAACCGAGGCGCCGAACCTCTGCGCCATGCTGGAAGATCCCGCCGTCCTGAAACTTTTTCATTTTGGCCGTTTCGACATCGCCGCGCTCTATAACAGATTTGGCGCGCTGGCGGCACCGGTCTACTGCACCAAGATCGCGTCAAAGCTGGTGCGCACGTTCACCGACCGGCACGGGCTGAAGACCCTGCTGCAGGATATGGTCGGGGTGGATATTTCCAAGCATCAGCAGCAAAGTGACTGGGGCGCCGAGACACTTACCGACGCGCAGCTGGATTATGCGGCCTCCGACGTACTGTACCTGCATCAACTCAAGAACGCGTTTGATGCGCTTCTGGCCCGAGAGGGGCGCATGGACATGGCACAAGCATGCTTTTCCTTCCTGCCAACACGCGCAAAGCTCGATCTGGCGGGCTGGCCAGATATCGACATCTTTGCACATTGA
- a CDS encoding KpsF/GutQ family sugar-phosphate isomerase produces MATDPKFQAAGRRVIATEAEALVQLADTLDDGFGQAVALLLETNGRVIVSGMGKSGHVARKMAATFASTGTPAIFVHPAEASHGDLGMITPADVVIAISNSGEVPELANLVAYTRRYSIPLIGISSQPGSSLGTQSDILLQLPQLGEACGTGIVPTTSTTMTMALGDALAVALMEHRAFTPENFRDFHPGGKLGAKLAKVGDLMHQGDAIPLVGDDMPMGDVLLTMSQKGFGVVGVVSTGGQLAGIITDGDLRRHMDGLLNMRAAEVMTPHPATIPTDALAERAVGMMNDRKITCVFAVDPATPNIAAGILHIHDCLRAGVV; encoded by the coding sequence ATGGCGACGGATCCCAAATTTCAGGCCGCGGGGCGACGCGTCATCGCCACAGAGGCCGAGGCGCTTGTCCAACTCGCCGACACGCTTGACGACGGGTTCGGGCAAGCCGTCGCCTTGCTGCTTGAAACGAATGGGCGCGTGATTGTGTCGGGCATGGGCAAGTCCGGCCATGTCGCCCGCAAGATGGCGGCGACCTTTGCAAGCACCGGCACGCCCGCGATTTTTGTGCATCCGGCCGAGGCCAGCCATGGCGATCTTGGCATGATCACCCCGGCTGATGTGGTGATTGCAATTTCGAATTCCGGTGAGGTGCCGGAGCTGGCCAATCTGGTCGCCTATACCCGGCGCTATAGCATCCCCCTGATCGGGATTTCCAGCCAGCCAGGCAGCAGTCTGGGCACGCAGTCGGATATTTTGCTGCAACTGCCGCAATTGGGTGAGGCATGTGGCACAGGCATTGTTCCCACAACCTCGACCACAATGACGATGGCACTGGGTGACGCATTGGCCGTCGCCTTGATGGAGCATCGCGCCTTCACCCCCGAGAACTTTCGCGATTTTCACCCCGGCGGCAAACTTGGGGCAAAACTCGCCAAGGTCGGCGACCTGATGCATCAAGGCGACGCGATCCCACTTGTCGGCGACGACATGCCGATGGGTGACGTGCTGCTGACCATGAGCCAAAAGGGCTTTGGCGTTGTTGGGGTCGTCAGTACCGGCGGACAGCTTGCAGGGATCATCACCGATGGTGATCTGCGGCGCCATATGGATGGCCTGTTGAACATGCGCGCGGCCGAGGTCATGACCCCACATCCGGCAACCATCCCAACGGACGCGCTGGCCGAGCGCGCCGTTGGCATGATGAATGATCGCAAGATCACCTGCGTTTTTGCGGTTGACCCAGCAACGCCGAATATTGCGGCAGGCATACTGCATATCCATGACTGCCTGCGCGCCGGGGTCGTCTGA
- the bhcR gene encoding HTH-type transcriptional regulator BhcR, whose product MATAHDEADGPRRARGRPRDWHDKTAQNTIKSLDRAMAVLEFLSEAQGKALTTISDQMGQSPATVYRILVTLEGRGLVEFDPAEQVWHIGSQAFVIGARFLRRTSLVERARPILRKLMEDTGETANLGIEKDGSVLFVSQVETHASIRAFFPPGTMSPMHASGIGKALLAHMDDARLARILGDRSLDVFTPHTLADISALRADLDTIRSAGFSIDGEEKNLGMRCIAAPVFDVHDEAVAGISVSGPISRVGKDDIERLSQSVMAAARSLSQAIGGDVPA is encoded by the coding sequence ATGGCAACAGCACATGATGAGGCAGATGGACCCCGCCGCGCCCGGGGCCGTCCGCGTGACTGGCATGACAAAACGGCCCAAAATACGATCAAATCGCTCGACCGTGCTATGGCGGTGTTGGAATTCCTGAGCGAGGCGCAGGGCAAGGCGCTGACCACCATATCTGATCAGATGGGCCAATCGCCCGCGACGGTCTATCGCATACTCGTCACGCTGGAAGGTCGGGGTCTGGTCGAGTTCGATCCGGCCGAACAGGTCTGGCACATCGGGTCACAGGCCTTTGTCATCGGCGCCCGTTTTCTGCGGCGCACCAGCCTTGTGGAAAGGGCGCGCCCCATCTTGCGCAAGCTGATGGAGGACACTGGCGAAACCGCAAATCTGGGAATTGAAAAGGACGGGTCGGTGCTGTTTGTCAGCCAGGTCGAGACCCATGCCAGCATTCGCGCCTTCTTTCCGCCCGGCACCATGTCACCGATGCACGCATCAGGCATCGGCAAGGCGCTGCTGGCACATATGGATGACGCCCGGCTGGCACGCATCTTGGGGGATCGTAGCCTCGACGTGTTCACACCACATACACTGGCTGACATATCGGCGTTGCGCGCTGATCTCGATACAATCCGCAGTGCCGGGTTTTCGATTGATGGCGAAGAAAAAAACCTTGGGATGCGCTGTATTGCGGCGCCGGTCTTTGACGTCCATGACGAAGCGGTTGCCGGGATCTCCGTCTCTGGCCCCATCAGCCGCGTCGGCAAGGACGACATTGAACGGCTGAGCCAATCGGTGATGGCTGCAGCGCGATCACTGTCACAAGCGATCGGTGGCGACGTCCCCGCATAG
- the hpf gene encoding ribosome hibernation-promoting factor, HPF/YfiA family — protein MRYQISGKQIDIGEALQTHVKTELDDILAKYAGRPTDANVVFSKSGNEYVCESIVHLSTGLTAQATGRAHEIYAAFDGSGEKMDKQLRRYKRRLKDHHKERSQPVELSDAGSYILAAQDESEEADQDTTSPVIVAEMEAKIPELSVGEAVMQMEIASAPVLVFRNEKHSGINVVYKRDDGNIGWIDPRDAG, from the coding sequence ATGCGGTATCAAATCAGTGGCAAACAGATCGACATCGGCGAGGCCCTGCAAACCCATGTCAAAACGGAACTTGATGATATTCTGGCCAAATATGCTGGCCGGCCCACCGACGCCAATGTCGTTTTTTCCAAGTCCGGGAATGAATATGTCTGCGAATCTATCGTGCATCTTTCAACCGGTTTGACCGCACAGGCCACCGGCCGCGCCCACGAGATTTATGCCGCATTTGATGGCAGTGGCGAAAAGATGGACAAGCAGCTGCGCCGCTACAAGCGCCGCCTGAAAGACCATCATAAAGAACGTTCACAACCCGTTGAACTTTCAGATGCGGGGTCATATATCCTCGCTGCACAGGATGAGTCGGAAGAGGCAGATCAAGACACGACAAGCCCGGTGATCGTGGCAGAAATGGAAGCAAAGATTCCAGAACTGTCAGTGGGTGAAGCGGTGATGCAAATGGAGATCGCAAGCGCCCCGGTGCTTGTCTTCCGAAACGAAAAACACAGCGGAATAAACGTCGTCTACAAACGAGATGATGGAAATATTGGCTGGATCGACCCGCGTGATGCCGGCTGA
- a CDS encoding PTS sugar transporter subunit IIA: MQLVDLLHADAVKSIASCTSKKRLFHDLGELAESCYGFSSPTVIEALIEREGLGPTGVGQGIALPHARLPGIDAVRGIFLRLEKPLNFDSVDRQPVDLVFALLAPENAGVDHLKSLALVSRTLRDTGICAKLRANSDPATLHTILTEVQAIQAA; encoded by the coding sequence ATGCAACTTGTTGACCTTCTTCATGCTGATGCAGTCAAATCCATTGCGTCCTGTACCAGCAAGAAACGCCTGTTTCACGATCTGGGTGAACTGGCCGAAAGTTGCTATGGATTCTCTTCCCCAACCGTCATCGAAGCCTTGATCGAGCGCGAAGGGCTTGGCCCGACCGGCGTTGGTCAAGGTATCGCCCTGCCCCATGCCCGGTTGCCAGGTATTGATGCGGTGCGCGGGATCTTTCTGCGCCTTGAAAAGCCGCTGAATTTTGATTCCGTCGATCGGCAACCGGTTGATCTGGTGTTTGCGCTGCTGGCCCCCGAAAATGCTGGTGTTGACCATCTTAAATCGCTCGCCCTCGTCTCGCGCACACTGCGCGATACCGGCATCTGCGCCAAGTTGCGCGCCAATAGCGATCCGGCGACGCTGCACACCATCCTGACCGAGGTTCAGGCGATACAGGCTGCCTAA
- the lptA gene encoding lipopolysaccharide transport periplasmic protein LptA, whose product MFRIFVFGAVLHTVLVLPAAAQTAIDLGGITVDSAAAVEVAADTLSVDQDTGKAVFTGNVLIGQGDLKMSADSVEVVYTQATGSIARLLASGGVTFVTATEAAEAENADYNIEAGTLTLTGDVLLTQGPSAISAQKMTVNLDDGSAVMEGRVRTVLQQGGN is encoded by the coding sequence GTGTTTCGTATTTTCGTTTTCGGCGCTGTCCTTCACACGGTTTTGGTACTGCCAGCCGCCGCACAAACGGCCATTGATCTGGGTGGGATCACGGTGGATTCTGCTGCTGCAGTCGAGGTTGCAGCCGACACGCTATCGGTCGATCAGGATACTGGTAAAGCGGTTTTCACAGGCAACGTCTTGATTGGTCAGGGTGATCTGAAGATGTCAGCCGACAGCGTCGAGGTTGTCTATACCCAAGCAACCGGCAGCATCGCCCGGTTGCTGGCGTCAGGTGGTGTCACGTTTGTCACCGCCACCGAAGCCGCCGAGGCAGAAAACGCGGACTATAATATCGAGGCAGGCACATTGACGTTGACGGGTGACGTTTTGCTGACACAAGGGCCCAGCGCAATCTCGGCCCAGAAGATGACGGTTAATCTCGACGACGGGTCGGCGGTGATGGAAGGCCGGGTCAGGACCGTTTTGCAACAGGGCGGAAACTGA